A region from the Micrococcus cohnii genome encodes:
- a CDS encoding aldehyde dehydrogenase family protein encodes MSQTENTVATQFIDGAWVPSSNGQTRTIHCPADGTEVGVVAEGTRDDTLAAIAAARRAFDEGSWADTPAAERGDLLLRLGDHILAHKDEFARAEALDTGKRLVEAEGDMEDIAACFRYFGKLAGQNPGRLVDAGDPRVVSRVVNEPVGVCGMITPWNFPLLQAAWKIAPAIAAGCTFVLKPAELTPHTAILTMKALDELGLPAGVGNLVLGSGAEVGAPLSEHPDVDLISFTGGLVTGKRIAAAAAGTLKKTALELGGKNPNVVFADADYEAALDNALNAAFTDSGLVCSAGTRLIVHESIAERFVDDLVERAGHIVMGGPFDEKAETGPLISAEHRDKVTDYVKRGVETGARLRVGGHWGGEEHQDGYFYAPTVLDRCDRTNPAVVEEGFGPVITVETFSTEAEAIATANDTEYGLAGAVWSSDAGTCQRVSRALLHGTVWINDYHPYLPQAEWGGFKNSGIGRELGPTGLGEYVEHKHIYENTEPAVTGWFTDRR; translated from the coding sequence ATGAGCCAGACAGAGAACACCGTCGCCACCCAGTTCATCGACGGGGCCTGGGTCCCGTCCTCGAACGGCCAGACCCGCACGATCCACTGCCCCGCCGACGGCACCGAGGTCGGCGTCGTCGCCGAGGGCACCCGTGACGACACGCTCGCCGCGATCGCCGCCGCCCGCCGGGCGTTCGACGAGGGCTCCTGGGCGGACACCCCCGCCGCCGAACGCGGCGACCTGCTGCTGCGCCTGGGCGACCACATCCTGGCGCACAAGGACGAGTTCGCCCGCGCCGAGGCCCTCGACACCGGCAAGCGCCTCGTCGAGGCCGAGGGCGATATGGAGGACATCGCCGCCTGCTTCCGGTACTTCGGCAAGCTCGCCGGTCAGAATCCCGGCCGTCTCGTCGACGCCGGCGACCCGCGGGTCGTCTCCCGCGTTGTGAACGAACCGGTCGGCGTGTGCGGCATGATCACGCCGTGGAACTTCCCGCTGCTGCAGGCGGCGTGGAAGATCGCCCCGGCGATCGCCGCGGGCTGCACCTTCGTGCTCAAGCCCGCCGAGCTGACCCCACACACCGCGATCCTCACGATGAAGGCCCTCGACGAGCTCGGCCTGCCCGCGGGCGTCGGCAACCTCGTGCTCGGCTCCGGCGCCGAGGTCGGCGCACCGCTGTCCGAACACCCCGACGTGGACCTGATCTCCTTCACCGGCGGCCTGGTCACCGGCAAGCGCATCGCGGCGGCAGCCGCCGGCACGCTGAAGAAGACGGCCCTCGAGCTCGGCGGCAAGAACCCGAACGTCGTGTTCGCCGACGCCGACTACGAGGCCGCGCTCGACAACGCGCTGAACGCCGCGTTCACCGACTCGGGCCTGGTGTGCTCGGCCGGCACGCGCCTGATCGTGCACGAGTCGATCGCCGAGCGCTTCGTCGACGACCTGGTCGAGCGCGCCGGCCACATCGTCATGGGCGGCCCGTTCGACGAGAAGGCCGAGACCGGTCCGCTGATCTCCGCCGAGCACCGGGACAAGGTCACCGACTACGTCAAGCGCGGCGTCGAGACCGGGGCCCGGCTGCGCGTCGGCGGCCACTGGGGCGGCGAGGAGCACCAGGACGGCTACTTCTACGCCCCCACCGTGCTGGACCGGTGCGACCGCACCAACCCGGCCGTCGTCGAGGAGGGCTTCGGCCCCGTCATCACCGTCGAGACGTTCTCCACTGAGGCTGAGGCAATTGCCACCGCCAACGACACCGAGTACGGCCTCGCCGGGGCCGTGTGGAGCTCCGACGCGGGCACATGCCAGCGCGTCTCCCGCGCCCTGCTCCACGGCACCGTGTGGATCAACGACTACCACCCGTACCTGCCGCAGGCCGAGTGGGGCGGCTTCAAGAACTCCGGCATCGGCCGCGAGCTCGGCCCCACCGGTCTCGGCGAGTACGTCGAGCACAAGCACATCTACGAGAACACCGAGCCCGCCGTGACCGGCTGGTTCACCGACCGCCGCTGA
- the ychF gene encoding redox-regulated ATPase YchF, protein MALTIGFVGLPNVGKSTLFNALTRQTVLAANYPFATIEPNVGVVNLPDERLPQLAEIFGSERILPATVSFVDIAGIVKGASEGEGLGNQFLANIREAHAIAQVVRAFDDGEVVHVDGTVDPASDMETINTELIIADMQTVEKAIPRVEKEVKGKKKEPADLEALKAALAVLERGETIFAAKDKDQLDMDRLRELSLLTAKPFIYVFNSDDAVLGDEAKQQQLRDLVAPAQAVFLDAKLESDLVELDEEEAREMLEMNGQDESGLDQLARVGFSTLGLQTYLTAGPKETRAWTIPVGATAPEAAGVIHTDFQRGFIKAEIVSFDDLIAAGSMADAKAAGKVRMEGKDYVMKDGDVVEFRFNV, encoded by the coding sequence GTGGCTTTGACTATCGGATTCGTGGGACTGCCCAATGTTGGCAAGTCGACCCTGTTCAACGCGCTGACGCGCCAGACCGTGCTCGCGGCGAACTACCCGTTCGCGACGATTGAGCCGAACGTGGGCGTGGTGAACCTGCCGGATGAGCGCCTGCCGCAGCTGGCGGAGATCTTCGGCTCGGAGCGCATCCTGCCGGCCACGGTGTCCTTCGTGGATATCGCGGGCATTGTGAAGGGCGCCTCTGAGGGGGAGGGCCTGGGCAACCAGTTCCTGGCGAACATCCGTGAGGCCCACGCGATCGCCCAGGTGGTGCGCGCGTTCGACGACGGCGAGGTGGTGCACGTGGACGGCACGGTGGACCCGGCCTCGGATATGGAGACCATCAACACCGAGCTGATCATCGCGGACATGCAGACCGTGGAGAAGGCGATCCCGCGCGTGGAGAAGGAGGTCAAGGGCAAGAAGAAGGAGCCCGCTGACCTCGAGGCGCTCAAGGCTGCGCTCGCGGTGCTGGAGCGGGGCGAGACGATCTTCGCGGCGAAGGACAAGGACCAGCTGGATATGGACCGGCTGCGGGAGCTGAGCCTGCTCACCGCCAAGCCGTTCATCTACGTGTTCAACTCGGACGACGCCGTGCTGGGGGACGAGGCGAAGCAGCAGCAGCTGCGGGATCTGGTGGCGCCGGCGCAGGCCGTGTTCCTGGACGCGAAGCTGGAGTCCGACCTCGTGGAGCTGGACGAGGAGGAGGCCCGCGAGATGCTGGAGATGAACGGCCAGGACGAGTCCGGCTTGGACCAGCTGGCCCGCGTCGGCTTCTCCACCCTCGGCCTGCAGACCTACCTGACGGCCGGGCCGAAGGAGACGCGCGCCTGGACCATCCCGGTCGGCGCGACGGCGCCCGAGGCCGCCGGCGTGATCCACACCGACTTCCAGCGCGGCTTCATCAAGGCCGAGATCGTGTCCTTCGATGACCTGATTGCTGCCGGGTCTATGGCCGATGCCAAGGCCGCCGGCAAGGTGCGCATGGAGGGCAAGGACTACGTGATGAAGGACGGGGACGTGGTGGAGTTCCGGTTTAACGTGTGA
- the betT gene encoding choline BCCT transporter BetT, giving the protein MGTPPSSTATEAAQTPPTPAPDRANKPKHAALNPPVFIGTAAIVVAFAAWAMIWPGTAETVIFDTMAWIASSFGWYYVLTAAIVVVFVLVVALTRVGRVRMGPDHATPQFNMFTWSAMLFAAGIGVDLMFFATSGPATNLLTPPDVEPMSDAAARYAPLWTIFHYGIPGWAMYALMGMAFGLFAYRYHLPLSIRSALAPLFGKRIHGGIGHAAEIAATVGTIFGIAVSLGVGVVFLNAGLALIFGIPVSTGVQIALMALAVGITILSTVSGIDKGIRRLSELNVFLAIIILGWVLVTGQTTYLLNALVQNIGDFFAGFPAMLMRTFAYTAGTEAYPSEQWLADWTLFFWAWWIAWAPFVALFLARISRGRTLREFVLGVLLIPFAFIMLWVSIMGNDALGYFRGGDQAMLDEAVNAPESGFFTLLQQHPGSAFLIGLAVFTGLFFYVTSADSGSLVMANMTSKDSVEDSDGAPWLRIVWALVTALLTLSMLFIDGVYTLQAATVIVGLPLSIMIYLVMISLWRVLRSELHALDSRTAALPDVLSGRVRDGSSRTTWRQRLARHMDFATARQATAFVEREADPALEEVAAELRDHGADVEISRGVHPECGVPWVDLTVRFAGQNDFKYQAYPVAYPVPSFATNISAVQDVYFHIEVFSATGSRGRDIMGYTREQICANVLDDYEAHLAFMAMTGDDSSLAARLDSEAPDVWTDTDHTAPVTGEQISVAGGERGTDTDSTTVRSS; this is encoded by the coding sequence GTGGGCACGCCCCCGTCGTCGACGGCCACCGAGGCCGCACAGACACCGCCGACACCCGCACCTGACCGCGCAAACAAGCCGAAACACGCGGCCCTGAACCCGCCGGTGTTCATCGGCACCGCCGCGATCGTCGTCGCCTTCGCCGCATGGGCGATGATCTGGCCAGGCACCGCCGAGACGGTGATCTTCGACACGATGGCGTGGATCGCCTCGAGCTTCGGCTGGTACTACGTGCTCACCGCGGCCATCGTCGTCGTGTTCGTGCTCGTGGTCGCCCTCACCCGCGTCGGCCGCGTCCGCATGGGACCGGACCACGCGACCCCGCAGTTCAACATGTTCACCTGGTCCGCCATGCTCTTCGCCGCGGGCATCGGCGTGGACCTGATGTTCTTCGCCACCTCCGGCCCGGCGACGAACCTGCTCACCCCGCCGGACGTCGAGCCGATGTCCGACGCCGCGGCCCGCTACGCCCCGCTGTGGACGATCTTCCACTACGGCATCCCCGGCTGGGCCATGTACGCGCTGATGGGCATGGCCTTCGGCCTGTTCGCCTACCGCTACCACCTGCCGTTGAGCATCCGCTCGGCCCTCGCCCCGCTCTTCGGCAAGCGCATCCACGGCGGCATCGGCCACGCCGCCGAGATCGCCGCGACCGTCGGCACCATCTTCGGCATCGCCGTCTCCCTCGGCGTGGGCGTCGTGTTCCTCAACGCCGGCCTCGCCCTGATCTTCGGTATCCCGGTGAGCACCGGCGTGCAGATCGCGCTGATGGCCCTGGCGGTGGGCATCACGATCCTCTCCACCGTCTCCGGCATCGACAAGGGCATCCGCCGGCTCTCCGAGCTCAACGTGTTCCTCGCGATCATCATCCTCGGCTGGGTGCTGGTCACCGGCCAGACGACGTACCTGCTCAACGCCCTGGTGCAGAACATCGGCGACTTCTTCGCCGGCTTCCCGGCCATGCTCATGCGCACCTTCGCCTACACCGCCGGCACCGAGGCCTACCCGTCCGAACAGTGGCTCGCCGACTGGACGCTGTTCTTCTGGGCCTGGTGGATCGCGTGGGCGCCGTTCGTCGCCCTGTTCCTCGCCCGCATCTCCCGCGGCCGCACGCTGCGCGAGTTCGTGCTCGGCGTGCTGCTGATCCCCTTCGCGTTCATCATGCTGTGGGTCTCAATCATGGGCAATGACGCCCTCGGCTACTTCCGCGGCGGCGACCAGGCCATGCTCGACGAAGCAGTCAACGCCCCCGAGTCCGGTTTCTTCACGCTGCTGCAGCAGCACCCCGGCTCCGCGTTCCTGATCGGCCTGGCCGTGTTCACCGGCCTGTTCTTCTACGTCACCAGCGCCGACTCCGGCTCGCTGGTCATGGCGAACATGACCTCCAAGGACTCGGTCGAGGACTCCGACGGCGCCCCGTGGCTGCGCATCGTGTGGGCCCTGGTCACCGCCCTGCTCACGCTGTCCATGCTGTTCATCGACGGCGTGTACACCCTGCAGGCGGCGACCGTGATCGTCGGGCTGCCGCTGTCCATCATGATCTACCTGGTGATGATCAGCCTGTGGCGGGTGCTGCGCTCCGAGCTGCACGCACTGGACTCACGCACCGCCGCCCTTCCCGATGTGCTCTCCGGCCGCGTGCGCGACGGCAGCAGCCGCACCACGTGGCGCCAGCGCCTCGCCCGGCACATGGACTTCGCCACCGCCCGGCAGGCCACCGCATTCGTCGAACGCGAGGCCGACCCGGCCCTCGAGGAGGTCGCCGCCGAGCTGCGCGACCACGGTGCCGACGTCGAGATCAGCCGCGGCGTGCACCCCGAATGCGGCGTGCCGTGGGTGGACCTCACCGTCCGCTTCGCCGGTCAGAACGACTTCAAGTACCAGGCCTACCCGGTCGCCTACCCCGTGCCGAGCTTCGCCACGAACATCTCGGCGGTGCAGGACGTGTACTTCCACATCGAGGTCTTCTCGGCCACCGGATCACGCGGCCGCGACATCATGGGGTACACCCGTGAGCAGATCTGCGCCAACGTCCTCGACGACTACGAGGCGCACCTGGCGTTCATGGCCATGACCGGCGACGACTCCTCGCTGGCCGCGCGCCTGGACTCCGAGGCGCCCGACGTCTGGACCGACACCGACCACACCGCACCCGTCACCGGCGAGCAAATCTCCGTCGCCGGCGGCGAGCGCGGAACCGACACCGACTCGACCACCGTGAGGAGCTCGTGA
- a CDS encoding ABC transporter ATP-binding protein, with translation MRHTTADGPAIAARDVHRHFGSVRAVDGMNLTVPHGEVLALLGPNGAGKTSLLDTVLGFARPDAGTVSVCGTSPETAVRDGRVGAVLQTGGLLSDLSVRETLEMVAACHRAHVPVAEVMARADLDRIARRKVKKCSGGEQQRVRFGLALLTDPELLVLDEPTAGMDVTARRRFWSTMHAEADRGRTIVFATHYLPEAEEFADRIVLMHRGRVHADGTPDALREREGVHLSALPTSETTPSRLAERLDLAWDDVDLRDGRLAIRVRTGDGLSAGARADAVARTLLVDGLGQDLEITRASLDDVFLALTDQTRTAEPTPEEAVA, from the coding sequence ATGAGGCACACCACAGCAGACGGGCCCGCCATTGCCGCCCGTGACGTCCACCGGCACTTCGGCTCGGTCCGCGCCGTCGACGGCATGAACCTGACCGTCCCTCACGGCGAGGTCCTGGCCCTGCTCGGCCCGAACGGCGCCGGCAAAACGAGCCTGCTGGACACCGTGCTCGGCTTCGCCCGCCCCGATGCAGGCACGGTCAGCGTGTGCGGCACCTCTCCCGAGACGGCGGTGCGTGATGGCCGCGTCGGCGCTGTGCTGCAGACCGGCGGCCTGCTCTCCGACCTCTCCGTGCGAGAGACGCTCGAGATGGTCGCCGCCTGCCACCGCGCGCACGTTCCCGTCGCCGAGGTGATGGCCCGCGCGGACCTGGACCGGATCGCCCGACGGAAGGTGAAGAAGTGCTCGGGCGGCGAGCAGCAGCGGGTGCGCTTCGGCCTCGCCCTGCTCACCGACCCTGAGCTGCTCGTGCTGGACGAGCCCACCGCCGGCATGGACGTCACCGCCCGCCGCCGGTTCTGGAGCACCATGCACGCCGAGGCCGATCGCGGCCGCACCATCGTGTTCGCCACCCACTACCTGCCCGAGGCCGAGGAGTTCGCCGACCGGATCGTGCTGATGCACCGCGGCCGCGTCCATGCCGATGGCACCCCGGACGCGTTGCGCGAGCGCGAAGGAGTGCACCTCTCCGCCCTCCCGACGAGCGAGACGACGCCCTCCCGGCTGGCCGAGCGGCTCGACCTGGCCTGGGACGACGTCGATCTCCGCGACGGACGCCTCGCGATCCGGGTGCGCACCGGCGATGGCCTGAGCGCGGGGGCTCGCGCCGACGCCGTTGCGCGCACGCTGCTCGTCGACGGGCTCGGCCAAGACCTTGAGATCACCCGCGCCAGCCTCGACGACGTGTTCCTCGCGCTGACCGACCAGACCCGCACCGCAGAGCCGACGCCCGAGGAGGCCGTAGCATGA
- a CDS encoding response regulator transcription factor: MTESTTLRLLLADDQALVRGALAALLETEPDLRVVAQTGTGADVAELATAHDVDVVLLDIEMPGVDGFGALEQIRAAGLDCAVLMVTTFDRPGYLGRALAAGAQGFVVKDTPAEQLAEAVRRVHRGERVVDPSLAVDSLAAGTSPLTAREAEALREALTGASVRDIAARLHLSPGTVRNHLSAAIGKTATSSRGEAAVVARDRGWL, encoded by the coding sequence ATGACCGAGTCCACAACCCTGCGGCTGCTGTTGGCAGACGACCAGGCGCTCGTGCGCGGGGCTCTGGCCGCCCTGCTGGAGACCGAGCCGGACCTGCGAGTGGTCGCGCAGACCGGCACGGGTGCGGACGTAGCCGAGTTGGCCACCGCGCACGACGTGGACGTGGTGCTGCTGGACATCGAGATGCCCGGGGTCGACGGGTTCGGCGCCCTCGAACAGATCCGTGCCGCCGGACTCGACTGCGCGGTGCTCATGGTGACGACCTTCGACCGGCCGGGCTACCTCGGCCGGGCCCTGGCCGCGGGTGCGCAGGGGTTCGTCGTGAAGGACACCCCGGCCGAGCAGCTGGCCGAGGCCGTGCGCCGGGTGCACCGCGGCGAGCGCGTCGTGGACCCGAGCCTGGCCGTCGACTCGCTGGCCGCCGGAACGTCCCCGCTGACCGCGCGGGAGGCCGAAGCGCTACGGGAGGCGCTGACCGGCGCGAGCGTGCGGGACATCGCGGCGAGACTGCACCTGTCCCCCGGCACGGTGCGCAACCACCTGAGCGCGGCGATCGGCAAGACCGCGACGTCGAGCCGGGGTGAGGCCGCCGTCGTCGCCCGCGACCGTGGCTGGCTCTGA
- a CDS encoding ABC transporter permease, with translation MSTPDTAHIRPRALATAPAPAMTTTGPVGRVIGFARRDVVRTVRMLDSTFFILVLPAAMYLMFGVSSGAGELTVGHGNATAHVMSGMALYGAITATTAIAGTAAVERQAGWGRQLSLTALTSRGYMLGKTLVAVAVSALPILLVLTVGALTGAEYDEAWRWAATGAIALICAAPFALFGLAAALLFRSEAAVSAASGMLVVFAFLGNLFVPLTGTLLEVARFTPIYGAALLTRWPQSQGAQLNLDHPMTPLQTPLWQPVASLTVWAVVFAVVCLLASRRRTARA, from the coding sequence ATGAGCACCCCCGACACCGCCCACATCCGTCCTCGAGCTCTTGCCACAGCCCCGGCCCCCGCTATGACGACGACGGGCCCGGTCGGCCGCGTGATCGGCTTCGCCCGCCGGGACGTCGTGCGCACCGTGCGCATGCTGGACTCGACGTTCTTCATCCTGGTGCTGCCCGCGGCCATGTACCTGATGTTCGGCGTCTCATCCGGCGCGGGCGAGCTCACCGTCGGCCACGGCAACGCGACGGCCCACGTCATGAGCGGCATGGCGCTGTACGGCGCGATCACCGCGACGACGGCCATCGCCGGGACGGCGGCGGTCGAGCGGCAGGCAGGCTGGGGCCGGCAGCTGTCCCTGACCGCGCTGACCTCCCGGGGCTACATGCTTGGCAAGACCCTCGTGGCCGTGGCTGTCTCGGCCCTGCCGATCCTGCTCGTGCTCACCGTCGGCGCCCTGACCGGGGCCGAGTACGACGAGGCGTGGCGGTGGGCGGCGACCGGCGCCATCGCTCTGATCTGTGCCGCCCCCTTCGCCCTGTTCGGACTGGCCGCCGCCCTGCTGTTCCGCTCCGAGGCCGCCGTCAGCGCGGCCTCCGGCATGCTCGTCGTGTTCGCGTTCCTCGGCAACCTGTTCGTGCCGCTGACCGGGACGCTGCTCGAGGTCGCCCGCTTCACCCCGATCTACGGAGCCGCACTGCTGACCCGGTGGCCGCAGAGCCAGGGTGCCCAGCTGAATCTCGACCACCCGATGACGCCGCTGCAGACCCCGCTGTGGCAGCCGGTGGCGTCCCTGACGGTGTGGGCCGTCGTGTTCGCTGTGGTCTGTCTGCTGGCCTCCCGCCGTCGGACGGCCCGCGCATGA
- a CDS encoding sensor histidine kinase, which yields MSARHGRRAASLLPGPHRQALPGDDALRVEDWYPDRLPREAWPTTLLFAGVWLVFFLSAAASVVVGRLAANDPGPALLVAAGTAAFITVYLRAFVVPRPLRTLPLSGREAPRWLNTVGYTLTLLACLALMSPWMGPSVIAAVPYLTAVWVFPHSMRLGVPVAALFVALGLAAVGLLAPVADRGWLVMPVVLPAVIIILMRWATGRDEQHGQTLRRLALAQQRERLSLDLHDILGHSLTTINVKAQLVQRLMDADPARAKAEAAEVVALSRTALVEARAAVADLAVPELGAQLSTSVAALRDAGIEVTAPPHGAVAEVPADRRELAAWFLREASTNVLRHAGAAGVVVGLDAGGASVQDDGVGLPEHVLAGAGLHTLRARAAEAGARVEATAGTNETGTRVTLLWTDEHDEEGARA from the coding sequence ATGAGCGCCCGCCACGGCCGCCGAGCCGCATCGCTCCTGCCCGGCCCCCACCGGCAGGCGCTTCCCGGCGACGACGCGCTGCGCGTCGAGGACTGGTACCCGGACCGGCTGCCGCGTGAGGCCTGGCCGACGACCCTGCTGTTCGCCGGCGTGTGGCTGGTGTTCTTCCTCAGTGCCGCCGCGTCCGTCGTCGTGGGGCGGCTGGCGGCCAACGACCCGGGCCCGGCCCTGCTCGTGGCGGCCGGCACCGCCGCATTCATCACGGTCTACTTGCGCGCGTTCGTCGTACCCCGCCCGCTGCGCACCCTGCCGCTCTCCGGGCGCGAGGCCCCGCGGTGGCTCAACACGGTCGGCTACACGCTGACCCTGCTGGCCTGCCTGGCCCTCATGTCCCCGTGGATGGGACCGAGCGTCATCGCCGCCGTGCCGTACCTGACCGCGGTGTGGGTGTTCCCGCACTCGATGCGGCTGGGCGTGCCGGTCGCGGCCCTGTTCGTCGCCCTCGGCCTGGCCGCGGTGGGTCTGCTCGCACCGGTGGCGGACCGCGGCTGGCTGGTCATGCCGGTCGTCTTGCCGGCGGTGATCATCATCCTGATGCGCTGGGCCACGGGCCGCGACGAACAGCACGGGCAGACCTTGCGCCGCCTCGCTCTGGCCCAGCAGCGCGAGCGGCTGTCCCTGGACCTGCACGACATCCTCGGCCACTCCCTGACCACCATCAACGTCAAGGCGCAGCTCGTGCAGCGGCTCATGGACGCGGACCCGGCCCGGGCGAAGGCCGAGGCGGCCGAGGTCGTCGCCCTCTCCCGCACCGCCTTGGTCGAAGCGCGGGCCGCCGTCGCGGACCTGGCGGTGCCCGAGCTGGGCGCACAACTGTCCACGTCGGTGGCCGCGCTGCGCGACGCCGGGATCGAGGTGACCGCGCCCCCGCACGGCGCCGTGGCCGAGGTGCCGGCCGACCGGCGCGAGCTCGCCGCCTGGTTCCTACGCGAGGCCTCCACCAACGTGCTGCGCCACGCCGGGGCCGCGGGCGTCGTCGTGGGCCTGGACGCCGGCGGCGCCTCCGTACAGGATGACGGCGTGGGCCTGCCCGAGCACGTGCTCGCCGGAGCCGGCCTGCACACCCTGCGGGCGCGCGCCGCCGAGGCCGGGGCACGTGTCGAGGCGACCGCCGGGACCAACGAGACCGGCACCCGTGTCACCCTGCTGTGGACGGACGAGCACGACGAGGAGGGCGCGCGCGCATGA
- a CDS encoding GMC family oxidoreductase, with protein sequence MTNTTPNSEAPAGQDPAEGVRTYDYVVVGGGSSGATLAARLSEDPQITVALLEAGPSDVDLDEVLTLRRWPELLESGLDWDYPIEPQQNGNSFMRHARAKVLGGCSSHNSCIAFWPPREDLDQWEAMGATGWGAEHTLPLVKKLENNAAEGENHGHDGPVELMDVPAEDPTGVALLQAAEQVGIPTTTFNTGQTVVKGANWFQINRKQDGTRASSSVSYLHPILDRQNLDILTEHWATGVLFDEQNRAYGVRYVADRHGRQSEIHARAEVILSAGAIDTPKLLMLSGIGPAEHLAEHRITARVDAPGVGSNLQDHPEAVISWESKQPMYRDATQYWEIGVFSPTKEGLDRPDLMMHYGSVPFDMHTYRQGYPTADETFCLTPNVTHAKSRGTVRLRSNDYRDKPAVDPKYFTDPEGHDMAVAVAGIRLAREIVSQPAMAEWAGRELAPGVEAQTDEEIADYVKRTHNTVYHPVGTVRMGADEDAMSPLDARLRVKGVTGLRVADASVMPEHVTVNPNITCFMIGEKAAELILADRG encoded by the coding sequence ATGACGAACACCACCCCGAACTCTGAGGCCCCCGCCGGGCAGGACCCCGCCGAGGGCGTGCGCACCTACGACTACGTCGTCGTCGGCGGCGGCTCCTCCGGCGCCACCCTGGCCGCCCGCCTGTCCGAGGACCCGCAGATCACCGTCGCCCTGCTCGAGGCCGGCCCCTCGGACGTCGACCTCGACGAGGTGCTCACCCTGCGCCGGTGGCCCGAGCTGCTCGAGTCCGGCCTCGACTGGGACTACCCGATCGAGCCGCAGCAGAACGGCAACTCGTTCATGCGCCACGCCCGCGCCAAGGTGCTCGGCGGCTGCTCCTCGCACAACTCCTGCATCGCGTTCTGGCCCCCGCGCGAGGACCTGGACCAGTGGGAGGCGATGGGCGCGACCGGCTGGGGCGCCGAACACACCCTGCCGCTGGTGAAGAAGCTCGAGAACAACGCCGCCGAGGGTGAGAACCACGGCCACGACGGCCCCGTCGAACTGATGGACGTCCCGGCTGAGGACCCGACCGGCGTCGCCCTGCTGCAGGCGGCCGAACAGGTGGGCATCCCCACGACGACGTTCAACACCGGCCAGACGGTCGTGAAGGGCGCCAACTGGTTCCAGATCAACCGCAAGCAGGACGGCACCCGCGCCTCCTCGTCGGTCTCCTACCTGCACCCGATCCTGGACCGGCAGAACCTCGACATCCTCACCGAGCACTGGGCCACGGGCGTGCTGTTCGACGAACAGAACCGGGCGTACGGCGTGCGCTATGTGGCCGACCGACACGGACGGCAGTCCGAGATCCACGCCCGCGCCGAGGTCATCCTCTCCGCCGGCGCGATCGACACCCCGAAGCTGCTGATGCTCTCGGGCATCGGGCCGGCCGAGCACCTGGCCGAGCACCGCATCACCGCCCGCGTGGATGCCCCGGGCGTCGGCTCGAACCTGCAGGACCACCCCGAGGCCGTGATCTCGTGGGAGTCCAAGCAGCCGATGTACCGCGATGCCACGCAGTACTGGGAGATCGGCGTCTTCTCGCCGACGAAGGAGGGTCTGGACCGCCCGGACCTGATGATGCACTACGGCTCGGTGCCGTTCGACATGCACACCTACCGCCAGGGCTACCCCACCGCTGATGAGACGTTCTGCCTGACCCCGAACGTCACCCACGCCAAGTCCCGCGGCACCGTGCGCCTGCGCTCGAACGACTACCGCGACAAGCCGGCCGTCGACCCGAAGTACTTCACCGACCCCGAGGGCCACGACATGGCCGTGGCCGTGGCGGGCATCCGCCTGGCCCGCGAGATCGTCTCCCAGCCGGCGATGGCCGAGTGGGCCGGCCGCGAGCTGGCCCCCGGCGTCGAGGCGCAGACGGACGAGGAGATCGCCGACTACGTGAAGCGCACCCACAACACCGTGTACCACCCGGTGGGCACCGTTCGCATGGGCGCCGATGAGGACGCCATGAGCCCGCTCGACGCACGCCTGCGGGTCAAGGGCGTGACGGGCCTGCGCGTGGCGGACGCCTCGGTGATGCCCGAGCACGTGACCGTGAACCCGAACATCACGTGCTTCATGATCGGTGAGAAGGCCGCCGAACTGATCCTCGCCGACCGCGGCTGA